GATGCTGCCCGACATCATCCGCCGCGGGCGCGACCCGTCGGTCGGCATCACCGTCAGCGGCGCCGTCATCAGGCGGCGGATCACCGCGGCCGGCGCCTCGCCAGACGACTGCCTGGCCGCCATGGCGCCCAGCATCGCCACCATCCACGAATGTCTGGGTGACATCGTCTATGGCGAGGAAGAGGACGAACTCGAACACGCCGTCCATCGCCTGCTGGCCCAAAAGCGATTGACGCTCGCCAGCGCCGAATGGGGCACTGGCGGCCTGATCGCCCAGGAACTCAGCAGCTTGGACGAACCACAACAGCGATTCCTAGGCGGCGCCGTCTTGACCAGCGCCGCCGCAATCGAGTCCGCGCTCGTCGTCCCGTCCAGTTTCATTCAACAACACGGCGCCACCAGCGGCGCGGCCTCCTCCGCCATGGCCGAGGCCGCGCGCGTGCAGTTCGGCGCCGACCTGGCCATCGCCGTCGGCGAATTGCCAGTGCAAAAAGTTGAAGACGCTCGCTCGCAGCGGGCGCACTTCGCCCTGGCCACACCGCACGGCGTCCTGGTCCGTTCGGCGCCACACGCAGGGCATCCCTCGATTCTGCAACAACGCGCCGCGCGGCAGGCGCTGAACCTCGTGCGGTTGGCGCTACTGCGCGATTTGGCGATTGACTGAATGGAACGTCTCTTGCGACATCGCGTTATGACCGTTCGCATCTGCTAGCAATTCGCAACTCGCGTGTGATGCTGGCAAATTCGCCTTCAAGTTTCATCGTTTCTTCATTTGACGATTCCCCTGCCTCAGCGGTATGCTGAGGTCAGTCCAAGAGAGCCCACGATTGCGGCTTTCGGTTCGAAACGGCTAAGACAGCCCTGTTGTCGCCAATTCGCGATGACCGGGCTTTTTTTATTGAAATTGGAGTTACAGTCAGCATTATTCAAGCATTGAAGGGCGGA
This sequence is a window from Pirellulales bacterium. Protein-coding genes within it:
- a CDS encoding CinA family protein, translated to MLPDIIRRGRDPSVGITVSGAVIRRRITAAGASPDDCLAAMAPSIATIHECLGDIVYGEEEDELEHAVHRLLAQKRLTLASAEWGTGGLIAQELSSLDEPQQRFLGGAVLTSAAAIESALVVPSSFIQQHGATSGAASSAMAEAARVQFGADLAIAVGELPVQKVEDARSQRAHFALATPHGVLVRSAPHAGHPSILQQRAARQALNLVRLALLRDLAID